The following proteins are encoded in a genomic region of Hippoglossus hippoglossus isolate fHipHip1 chromosome 3, fHipHip1.pri, whole genome shotgun sequence:
- the cplx3b gene encoding complexin-3b yields MSFMVKHMVGGQLKNLTGGLTEEKPEAEKTDAAAQGMTQEEFEQYQQQLEEEKQEREANFAQKKAERATVRTHFREKYRLPKNELDETQIQQAGDDVELPTELAKMIAEDNQEETHKQSVLGQLSNIQNVDMDQLKDKAQATLEDLKKQTENCSLM; encoded by the exons ATGTCTTTCATGGTGAAACACATGGTGGGGGGGCAGCTGAAGAACCTGACGGGCGGACTGACGGAGGAGAAACCCGAGGCTGAGAAGACAGATGCCGCCGCGCAGGGGATGACCCAGGAGGAATTTGAACAATATCAGCAACAGTTAGAGGAGGAAAA ACAGGAACGAGAAGCAAACTTTGCCCAGAAGAAAGCTGAGAGAGCTACAGTTAGAACTCATTTCCGGGAAAAGTACCGGTTACCAAAG AACGAGTTGGATGAGACCCAGATCCAGCAGGCGGGGGATGACGTGGAGCTGCCCACGGAGCTGGCCAAGATGATCGCTGAAGACAACCAGGAGGAAACGCACAAGCAGTCCGTGCTGGGCCAGCTGTCCAACATCCAGAACGTGGACATGGACCAGCTGAAAGACAAAGCCCAGGCCACGCTGGAGGACCTGAAAAAGCAGACGGAGAACTGCAGCCTCATGTGA
- the LOC117755075 gene encoding growth arrest-specific protein 1 produces MKCWCSALALLPWVLVAIDAQFICWQALLRCHDEPECDLAYGQYLAACEGNIRGTRRQCPSHCINALIRLNHTRSGPDLETCDCAKDRECLGAKRTIEPCLPRRYPSDAGGIGCMEARQRCEEDSNCHTSLAAYLSYCGQLFNGRKCSSKCKATIQQMLFIPNGMLLNRCVCDGVERPFCEVVKENMSKLCAIGDHNVISDQPDVDDMYEDEDYDPRADREEVYTDHSSAQRLSSCMVLLFLPLARIIY; encoded by the coding sequence ATGAAATGTTGGTGCAGCGCCCTGGCACTTCTCCCATGGGTGCTGGTGGCCATAGACGCTCAGTTTATCTGCTGGCAGGCGCTGCTGCGGTGCCACGACGAGCCCGAGTGTGATCTCGCGTACGGCCAGTACCTGGCGGCTTGTGAGGGGAACATCAGGGGGACGCGGAGACAGTGTCCCAGCCACTGCATCAACGCGCTGATCAGGCTCAATCACACCCGCAGCGGGCCGGACCTGGAGACCTGCGACTGCGCGAAGGACCGGGAGTGTCTGGGCGCCAAGAGAACCATAGAGCCGTGCCTGCCCCGCAGGTACCCGAGCGACGCCGGCGGCATCGGGTGCATGGAGGCCCGGCAGCGCTGCGAGGAGGACAGCAACTGCCACACCTCCCTCGCGGCCTACTTGTCATACTGTGGCCAGCTGTTCAACGGCAGGAAGTGCTCCTCCAAGTGTAAAGCCACCATTCAGCAGATGCTGTTCATCCCAAATGGCATGCTGCTCAACCGCTGTGTTTGCGATGGGGTCGAGCGGCCTTTCTGTGAAGTGGTCAAGGAGAACATGAGCAAACTGTGCGCCATAGGAGACCACAATGTTATTTCAGACCAGCCTGATGTGGATGACATGTACGAGGATGAGGACTATGACCCTAgagctgacagagaggaggTGTATACTGACCACTCCTCGGCCCAGAGGTTATCCAGCTGCATGGTGCTCCTGTTCCTTCCTCTAGCACGGATTATTTACTGA